One genomic segment of Helianthus annuus cultivar XRQ/B chromosome 14, HanXRQr2.0-SUNRISE, whole genome shotgun sequence includes these proteins:
- the LOC110903823 gene encoding homeobox-leucine zipper protein HAT22 isoform X1: MDFHTFANTELALELGLNPTLSMAENTTNPTKKPNPSSDHPLEPNLTLALSGDSCGGSSFSNASVKREREVASDESGERGVENTSGEEDEDGGVNCKKKLRLTKAQSGLLEEAFKLHTTLNPQKQKQELARDLKLRPRQVEVWFQNRRARSKLKQTELDCEYLKKCYKTLTDENQRLRQEVQELKAQKVSTPMYMQLPAATLTMCPSCEQIGDTTKSPFTMAPKPLYFFNPFNSSSAAC, encoded by the exons ATGGACTTCCACACTTTTGCCAACACTGAACTTGCACTGGAACTAGGTCTTAATCCAACACTATCCATGGCCGAAAACACGACAAACCCTACCAAGAAACCTAACCCGAGTTCTGATCACCCTCTTGAGCCGAATCTAACCTTGGCTCTTTCCGGTGATTCATGTGGCGGTTCGTCGTTCTCTAATGCTAGTGtgaagagggagagagaggttGCAAGTGATGAATCTGGAGAGAGAGGAGTGGAGAACACTAgtggtgaagaagatgaagatggtgGTGTGAATTGTAAGAAGAAACTAAGGTTAACTAAAGCTCAATCTGGACTACTAGAGGAAGCCTTTAAACTTCACACAACTTTAAACCCT cagaaacaaaagcaagagcTTGCAAGGGACCTAAAGCTAAGGCCTAGACAAGTTGAAGTTTGGTTCCAAAACAGGAGGGCaag ATCAAAACTGAAGCAAACCGAGTTGGATTGTGAGTACTTAAAGAAATGCTACAAGACATTAACGGATGAGAACCAAAGACTCCGGCAAGAGGTTCAAGAACTAAAAGCACAAAAAGTGTCGACACCCATGTACATGCAGCTGCCGGCGGCCACCCTCACCATGTGTCCGTCGTGTGAACAGATCGGAGACACCACCAAAAGCCCTTTTACTATGGCTCCTAAACCACTATACTTTTTTAATCCCTTCAATAGCTCATCGGCAGcttgttaa
- the LOC110903823 gene encoding homeobox-leucine zipper protein HAT22 isoform X2, translated as MDFHTFANTELALELGLNPTLSMAENTTNPTKKPNPSSDHPLEPNLTLALSGDSCGGSSFSNASVKREREVASDESGERGVENTSGEEDEDGGVNCKKKLRLTKAQSGLLEEAFKLHTTLNPKQKQELARDLKLRPRQVEVWFQNRRARSKLKQTELDCEYLKKCYKTLTDENQRLRQEVQELKAQKVSTPMYMQLPAATLTMCPSCEQIGDTTKSPFTMAPKPLYFFNPFNSSSAAC; from the exons ATGGACTTCCACACTTTTGCCAACACTGAACTTGCACTGGAACTAGGTCTTAATCCAACACTATCCATGGCCGAAAACACGACAAACCCTACCAAGAAACCTAACCCGAGTTCTGATCACCCTCTTGAGCCGAATCTAACCTTGGCTCTTTCCGGTGATTCATGTGGCGGTTCGTCGTTCTCTAATGCTAGTGtgaagagggagagagaggttGCAAGTGATGAATCTGGAGAGAGAGGAGTGGAGAACACTAgtggtgaagaagatgaagatggtgGTGTGAATTGTAAGAAGAAACTAAGGTTAACTAAAGCTCAATCTGGACTACTAGAGGAAGCCTTTAAACTTCACACAACTTTAAACCCT aaacaaaagcaagagcTTGCAAGGGACCTAAAGCTAAGGCCTAGACAAGTTGAAGTTTGGTTCCAAAACAGGAGGGCaag ATCAAAACTGAAGCAAACCGAGTTGGATTGTGAGTACTTAAAGAAATGCTACAAGACATTAACGGATGAGAACCAAAGACTCCGGCAAGAGGTTCAAGAACTAAAAGCACAAAAAGTGTCGACACCCATGTACATGCAGCTGCCGGCGGCCACCCTCACCATGTGTCCGTCGTGTGAACAGATCGGAGACACCACCAAAAGCCCTTTTACTATGGCTCCTAAACCACTATACTTTTTTAATCCCTTCAATAGCTCATCGGCAGcttgttaa